From the Musa acuminata AAA Group cultivar baxijiao chromosome BXJ3-1, Cavendish_Baxijiao_AAA, whole genome shotgun sequence genome, the window TCTAATGACAGAAGATAATCAACAACGAAGATAATATTGAAGGACATTTGTAACAGAAATTTGAATGCTCAATGTAGCAACAGAATTAAAACCTTTAGTGAGTGCAGTGCCATGCCAAGGTAGCACATAAGAACAGAAGAGCGAGGGTTTATATTATATGCTCTTCGGAGATGATGTTCGGCAAACTCAAACTTCTCCTGGCGGAGGTATACCACACCAAGTCCATACCAGGAATTGTAATGCCTGTCATCTGCTTGAAGTGCACTTTGGTAGCATTTTATTCCATTCTCAAAATCCTCCAAGGTGACATACCTGTTAATAACAAAAAATGGAAGCAATAAGAATACCAAAGCATGCAAAAACAAAAATAGTGGCAATTGGCAACTTCAGCAAAGCCAAATGTCATGTATAATAAACAGGAAAACATGGGGAAACAAGGAGCATACTCATGGCCACAAAGTGTGTGAGCATATGCAAATCTTGGGTCTAGATGAACTGCACGCTGGAAATTTTTCAAAGCAGTTTCATGATCTTTCTGCAAGCTATAACAGTTGCCCAGTGCACACCTACAAAACAATTCCATAACACCTTTTATCCATCTGGAATTTAGCTGAAAATTTTAAGAAACAATGATACTTAAATGTCGAATTGTCATGTCAATAATGAAGCTGTGATTGCTACATAGGCCATTTTCTGCTATTTAAAGGATAAGCACATGACTTCTAGTTATTTTTCACCAAATATTCTCTGGGCTTCCTCTCCCTCCAGAGCACCAATGATCTGGATTGTGTTTAGTAGTTTCTATTGGAGATCACCCACATGTTATTCTCTCAATGTAATCTCTCTAAAGGTTTAGTTACTGTAATGATCTCTTATTCTATtgggcaactttatttacaaaagCTGTTTCTCTTATAACCAGTTTTTCTTATTTAATCTAAATCTTCTTCTCTAACAAATTAAGTGATCTACTGTATCATATGCACCATAAGATTTTATAGAACACCTtgtaaattcatctattgctagaAACATATAACAACAAGATTTTCACAAAATTTTATGTTACAATAGCCACTTCGGCAAGTTATATGTGCTTTAACCAACACTCATCCCCGGATCACAAAAGGAGATACAAAAAACATCCCAAGAATTTAGCCAAGTAAAGGTTTCTTCAGACTCTATTATAGTCATTGTATTTTTTATATTCACATCCCTCTAACAAATCCTTAAGCTCTGTGACCTTCCCCTTTGGTCCCATCTCACAGAATTTAAAGAATTCTCTTGAAGAATCTCTTTGCACCTTTTTTAATGTAATTGGTTATCAATGTCCAAGTGGCAATCAGGCCATTTTTCCTTCAATTTTCAAACCCTTCAACTTTCATGTGATTTTATCCATCTTTTAAATTCAACCGGTTCACTCTAACAGTATCCTTTTTTATACTTTTCTCTTCTGCCATCTCGTAAATATATCCAGTGCCATCAAATTATGTTACGTAGTAAAACTTCATCATCATATAATTGTACAATTTTTGCATGGAAATCAGTATCCTTCCAACCAAGGAATTCAATTTTGTCTAGTTCACTTCACACCAACTGGAATTTACCAGTCCTTGCTCAAATAGACACATGGACCACCGCCATTTCGAGCAGTCCAGTTAGacctaatttaaaaattaaaaaaaaacactttAAAACTGATACAATTAGGGGTCATGAACCATTATACATTTGCCACCGCTACCACCCACCGCCACCTACCTCCCCATCGCCAACGAGCCCTCTTCTTTATAGGTGTGCCACTGACGCCACCTGCTGCCACCTACCTCCCACCATCCACTGTGTGCCACAAACATTTGGtaggcttcctcctcttcctcgactGCCTCCTCTTGTTCCTCTACCGCcttattcttccttactctttgtACTCCATCTTCCTCCACACTCTCCTCTtttacctcctcttcttccttcctcttttccttcttcctctttggtACATATCGGTGTACCATGTGTTGATACATTGGCATTGGCAGTACGCACCGGTTCGGTATGGGACTGGTATGAGTGTCCAGTATGAGAATGTGTTCCTTGCTCCTAATGTCACAATCTTTCCCATACATGTGACATGATGTTCATTTTTtacaataaataatgataattatacaacaaaaagaaccaatagataccaaattcatctctttttcatccattttcatgtctttttatgaattttcatGTCTATAACTTCATGTTTTCCATGAGTCATTAATGTTCCCTCTATTTGTTTTTGCTAAAATCTCTGGCAAGAATATTTTGCCTATCAGATATTCTTTGAATGATTCCACCCAGATCTTACAAAAATCTTGCTTGATAATAAAAATCCTTTAGAGAAGCGAATCTTCTAAAACATTCTTTGACACTTAACTCTATCGATTATTTGGATCAATTGTCTTTATTTTTCGAGAAAATACTTATGACATCTTTTTCCAAACAAGATTTAATCATTTAGATGAAAAAACAATGGATAATCAAACAGTACGAAGCTGAGGTAAATAGATTCATTACCATAATAGTCATGTGACATAATGAATTATGTTCTAGAATTAATGCTTGAAGAAATCTTTTACAGTATCTTGTCCGTGCAGAACAATTCACTTAAACTTTTGTTACTGTACCAGTTTCTGGCTATAGAGACAGAACATTAGATTTTCCTAACAGTTTACAAAAGACAGCAGAACGGTACCTAATACTATCCAAACCAGATACTATTTCTTAGGCAAAGGATAGGAAAAAAACCCATCTAAACGTATTCTTTAGAAATGGAAGTCATTCCAACATGTTCAACAGAACATCAAACTAGAATAAGAATTCATCTAAAATGCATTACTCAATACAACTACACAATTTGGAGCATTAAATGCATACCATGCTTGAGGAGATAATCGATCAACTGATATAAGCTCTTGAGCAAGGTAACTCAATTTCATTTCTTCCTTCAAATGCTACAAAAAGGAATATTTATAACAGTCAAATTATCTTAGAACACCTTGTCTTCTATGCATATGTACTATTTTTCTAGCATGTGCATTGAAAGGAATATGTTTCCACCTCATTAAACTATATAGAGAACAAGGCAGATTCACTTATACAAATCCTAACTATTTCAGAGGACAAATGAAGCAATCAAAGCAGAAACCCATTGGGAATAAGTGGGCAACTCTTTATACACCCCAATCATAAAAGTTGGAAGTTGGAACCAAGGATATCTGTGCATAAAATGAATAAAACGACCATCATATACAAGCATCCGCAAATGCACTAAAGAACTAAATAAGTACAACGACACAatctatttttttctcatatacaaTAGCACAAGCAAATGACACTGGCAACATTGGTTTTATCAGCACTGTCAAAAGTGCTAAACATTGTTATAAAGTGGAAAGGTTCTCATTGAACAGCACACCGTATGTTCTTTGCTGCACAGCACACCATGTGTTCTCCCAAGGTGAATTATGAGGGGAATTGAAGTGAGTTTAAGAAGTATATCTAGTTTATATCCTCCTCTTATCTCTCCCCTAATTATCCTACCTTTTATTTTCCACTGCCTTAAAGCTCCAAAACCGTAGATACCCTATACTTTCTGTTGACTATACATAATCCACCAAAATCCCAAACTAATGAAAACCTGATGGTATCAGATTTGCAAAGCATGGGAATGCATGGATCGATCTCAATGATCAAATAACACCAACGAAGAATTCTCTCATCAAGATAAGTATGTGTTTGAACAGCATTGCTTGTTTTGTACACTGTCAAAATAGTCTATTTGTGAATCGAGTGTATTTCATCAAATCCTCCACTCGGTCAAAGAATTGGCAACACAAAAAATTTCATAACTGACACTTAATTAAATTAGTTAAAGTCGTTTACTATCAAATCCAATATGTACCTTAAAAAGTTTGACATTTTGAAATTGGAGGTTTGGAACTCtagatttttctttaaatgtggtCCATTAACTTGCTAAAAATTGGTAATCCAAATTCTTACACTTTCAAATACCAAAAATGCTACTGCCGGTTGAAAAATCAAGAAAGCCAATAAGAACTAAGGGTTGGTAATGACCCAATCTGTTTATCTTGATCCACTATCATCAATTCTTTTTGTATCAAGAGCCAAGTTTATCTTCGTTGCTGTACGTGATCCAAATCAGAACAAGATTGATTAAGACAAAACTCTTGACATATAGTGTACAAGAGCAaggttaaaaaaatcaaaaattacaCTGATCAACTATCAATTACAAATCTCATGTAATGACTAGACATTTTCGAACTCCCAGATGCCTCCATGAATTTCATGAAACAGTCCCAGAATCTTTCAGTTAGATCCCCACAACGTACATATCTTTCAATCATGATTCTGAAGATGTATGAAGTCATTGTCGGAAAGCGACAGAATAAGAAATCAACGAAGCAAAATGGCTGAACAACTAGATGCCCCAAATGTAGCCATTCAAAATTTCAACAGAGAAGATAAAACATAAAAAGTATTCAATAGTTATAAAAGCTTTCCATTACTAAACCTGACTTACATAAAGGACAGTGGAATAAGTATCCATTCCCTCTAAAGTACACGGTGATACCCGGCGTGCCAATTCAAAAAAGTGATCTGCCTCAAAATAATCCACCAGCTCAAAATGAGCTCTCCCAACCTGCATCCTCAAATGTGTAAGTGATCATATAAGAAGAAATGAATTAGCTTATAATGCAGAGGTGcagataattttaataaaatttacaATTAGATTCCTGCACAATGAACTAAGACTAGTTGTAGATCACAACAACTTTGCCATTCATAAGTTCAATTGTTCTCCCATGCTTGTAAGATGGTATAGAAACTTCATAACTAAGGTAGAATAGAAAAATTAAGCACCGTAAGGCCAGATCTATTAACTTCTTTGTCAACTATGGCGAACACATGCCAATTCCCTTTAGTCCTGAATCAGAAGATATCTGATTCCATTTTTATGGATCCAGGTATCAATACAAGTACGTTCATGAAgattttaaaatcacaaatgataTGCAATTAGACCTTCCACAAGAATGTGATATCAACTTCATAATGCAACTACAAGGATTGAACAAAGAACCGAGCAAGACATTATATCAAAGAAAAGCACCTGGGATAGCACCCATCCAGTATTGAATTGCTTTTGCGAAAGTTTAAGGTAAACTTCCAACGCCTCCTGCTCAAATCAAAAGAATTACTTGGTAATTTGATAAAGGATTCGTTTTTCTGCAACATACTCTGGCATACCTGGCATCTATATAAACAGGAAAGCCTGTAGCCTTCTCCAAAAATCCTCAAGAGGCCCAATAACTCCTGAGTACCACTCATCAATCTCGAGTCGTGTGCTAAATCTCCAGTTGCCTTACCTTGCTCAAGGCACCTACCATCAGCTGACATTGATATTGAAGAGGAAGTTGTTGCCATATTCTCTGTCCGGGAGTCATCAAAAATCTCAGGCCTTCTCCCTAAAAAAAGTTGTTATAGTAATATAATATTTCAAGATCAGCCTCaacttcagaagaagatgcagaggAGAATGATAGCATAAAACAAGCATGGTTCAAGAACATTTAAAGATCAAAAGAAAACTTCTATTCATGCCATTAAAGTTGAGATTACAAGAAAACTTATATTCCAAGGCATTTGAAGGCAAGAGAAAAACTAGGCAAGTTAAATGACACTATTCCATTTGTATGGACAAAACATAAAAAATGAGGAAATCAAGTTTCATTTGAAGTAAGTGAAAAATAAAACTTAAAGTGTGATCTCAATTGGCAATTTTGGTTCTACATAAATGTTTACATTTAGAACAGGAAGCATCATAAACTATGATTTCTGGCAAGGAAAGAGTATACTTGAAGCTTCTTACTCAAGAAATATGAGACAAGTCTGAAACATTTTCATAAGCATGTACAAATTACTATATATTATTTACCATTATGGAAAACCAAAAAAGTAACATCTGAGGAGATAAAGATGTCTAAATTCTACTACAGAAACTCCCCATGAAGTTCAGGTATAGATAAGGGGATCATATATCTTGAAAGTACAGCACATAAAGTAAAATTGTATAGCAATGAATAATTGATTATTGTCCTACAGATGAGTTAGATTcggatataaaataatcataacTTTACTTATCATAAAATCGTATGAAAAAGTAAGgcaagagaagaaaaggaagctaTAGAAGTACGAGAAGATGAAAATAGGTTGAAAAAATAGGCCGTTATGGTGTCCCTGAAATGTTCCcttagattaaaataaaaaatttacaagACGGTAGCAAAGCAGACATTCCTTGTAGATCCAAAAGTTTTACACTTAATATACAACATATACAAAATTCAGCGAGTGTGGAGATGGGTATGTCCAAAGCATATTTATAGATGCATTGATTAGATGAGATGGGTACAATCAGATAATGGTGCAAACAGAGGGGAGGAAAagctaagaaaaataaaaagaaaattgacaGTTTTAGTTTAACAGGTGATATCACCCTCATTTCCTAGGCCCCAGATCAGCAACAGCGTCATACAACGGGCCACCTTTTAAAGGCAACGTTGATGCCAATGAAAATTACTAGTAAAAGAAGATCCATGTAGATGACAGTAAATAGTCAGGACCCCTTGTTGATGTGGTCAAGGATTTAGATGTTCCACAAATTCTTCTAAATTAAACAATTTAGTCTACCATCATCAACAACAAAATCATAGCAGAGTCAATACATAATATCTTAAAAAAGTTCTATGTGACAGGCACTAAAAAAGGTTTGGCATCTGAGTTGGGTTTGGACAGCACCTTCTTCAAAACTTTCTGCAATCCATGATTGTCCCTTCTTAAATGTCAATGAACGTGAGGAAGCTAAATTTGCTTTTGCAGAGGAAGATGAAGAAAGTCCTCCAAGGAATTTAGCGGAATGATTACTTCCATTTCCTCCTACTTGTGGCGCATTTGAATTTGCAATAATTGATGCCTCTGCTGAGAGTCTTGTACTTCGGCGAGGCCCTGAATCAGAGAACAATCTCCCTGAAACCTGAAAGGTGTTTCTCAGTTAAGTAGATAATTGATAAGTTTTTTATGTAACAGAAGGACCAGCATAATAAGTAAGATGGTCATATTAAAAAATGAATAATGATCAGCAAAAGGAGGAAATTTAACATGGTGTGCTAATCAGCATACATTCCAACCATGAATTCCGACTGAAAACACAGAAGAAATATGAAAACAAAGGTAATCTAGCTGGCATCATGAGTAAAAACAAATTACTAGATTGCACCAAATTAAACCATTAGTTTGCTTCCAACAATGAAAAATGGAAATGCACAAACTATAGAAAGccacataataaatttcaaaggACAGAGGGAGATGGTGTAAATGAACATGTGATGGGTGGTGCTACAAAAGTCTACAGGTCAAAAGCTAGATAGAGAAACAACACGATCCCAAATGAAAAAGCTAAGAAAATAAAACTCATGGACCAAGCAGAATAATCTGAAGAAAGAAAATCTTAGTTGAGCAAATTTTTACCTCCAATAACACAAGCAAGTCACAGATAATTCATATAAGTGGCAAATAAATGGCTAGCCGATATGCACAAAAGAACAGTTTCATATGTCTATGACAACTTTATTCGTATATCTTCTGCAGACCTTTTTGACTAGTTCACAGAATTGAACACCACCAGACAACAATCAAGAtttcagaaaaaaagaagaatcatGTGCTCCACAAAAATTGATTGGAATGATCATCAACTGTTCAAGACAGAGTGATGAGTGAATGATATCCTTATTCATGCACTTCAAGCAGAATAGAGAGAGAACTCAGTGAGCCATCAAGGCAAAGCAGAAAGCAGCAGTAACCTTTCGTAGTTTTCCTTCATCCATGAACTTCCTCCTTGGTGCTTGAACTGCTAGATTTAAATTCGATTTCATAGAGCCATCACTGCTGGCTGCATTCAAGAAGACTTGTGCATTTCTACATAGAGGTGGAGGAGCTACTCCAGAGAGCTGTTGAACAAGTAACAAGTTCAGTTTAACTTCCACACAACCACATAAGCTTAAATCAACTATGATAAGAAAAAAAACTAGAGTCAAATAGATCAAGCCTCTTGATCAGTTTCCTCCAAGAAAATATCAATAgcaggaaatttaaaaaaaaaaaaaatcactacaTCAGGGACtcccttttaattttttttctttttttgtgaagATAGTATTCCAACTCTAATCATTCAATTAAAAATGAAAACCTTCAAGAGTTCAAGTACCAGGCATTACTACACAACAAGTACCCTGTAGTCTCAGACTCTCAGTAATCCCAAAACTTCTGACAGTTTATAAAATATCAGATTTACTAATCACCTTTGAACCAAACTGTCATTTGTGTTACCTACTTACCCTTGCTTATGGTCTTCCCTCTAAACCATTAACAAAATCCTTATTGTAAAGCTCCTTTCATAGCTCCAAAATCTTCTATTTTGAAAGTTTAACCATAAGGCAATCATCTGTTGTTTCACCGTTATTATGACAGTACTCCAATCTTGTTCTACCAGTGGCTTAGATTTCTCAGTCAACcacaaaatggatattatgtcggAATGTAAAAGGGCCCACCAGCAATGAACTCGATTACATAATAATACATCCTCTGTTGAATATGGACACTGGTGTAATTTTCCTAAAAGTCAGAATCCTTAGTAGCTTAGTAATCTTGCTGAAGTGCTGCACTGGCACATTAAAATAGAGCATCCTCATGAATCAAGTATTTTTAAGCCAAATCTGCTTTATCAAATTCAATGTATAAAAAATCATCTGGATTGTTTCATTCAGTTAACCCAGTAGAAAGCATTTATTCAATGAGATAGTATCCACCTGTGTTGCTGCTGGAGAAGGAGTATTAaactgtgacaaatttgaagtcccaCTATTGGTGGTCTGCACTTTTGCAAATACTACACCCTGCTGAAGAGTGGATATCTCTCTTGTACTGTTAGCAAGAAATTGCTTTGATTGTCTAGGAATTGAATCCACTGAATTCACTGCTGCACTAGGAGGCAGGCTACAGTACTCGCTGCCAGTGCTCGAGTTATGTGAACTTGAGTCAGATAAATGTTGTTGTATGCGCTGGGCAGATACATCATTGAAGTATTCATTTGATTCTTCCACAGCACCTaaaaacaaatgaaaaaaaagtTCTCAAAATTAATATTGCAATATCTAAGGCTAATTAATGATTATTTGAGAAACAAAATATATGAATTCATTAATTATGCCCGCCAAAGTACCACATTGCTACCACCAACATTAAAAACCTCAAAGCCAATCCATACATGTAAAATAGGTTAATGCCATTAAGCAGGGATCAATGTTGTTGCCTATTCAATATTTGGATGCATTGAAGTTTATCGGCGGCATCATGAACTCTATGCAACGAAATCCAAGTCTGGATCTTCATTTTTCTCCAGATATTATGAAAGGATAACCAAAAGTTTACAACTGATCCACATTCAGAAATCATTGCAGATTCAGACAGCAAAAAATTGCTTGCATGACAAGTGCACTAACCCAGAGCACACAGTTCCTCGTATGCAGCCCACAGAAGAGGATCTATAGCCAAAGCTTGCGTAAAATGATCGATGGCATATGCTCTCCTGCCTGTGAATCTACAGAGATAAAAAGTATTGAGATCAACTTAAGCATAAAAGGTAATTAAACTTaacaaagatattaaaaaaaGCCTTGAAAAAACTCGATATATACTTTGGTAGAACAACAGAAATCCAATTTACTaattgaaaaaatatatacattGAGATGAAATTGAGCAATAGAACAATTGTTCCATCATTAAATGATAAAGCATCCAGATAAAATTCTCATTGTTTCAGCTAAAACTTCTTAAAGATGTCCACCATAACAAGAAATTACCAATTATTGTGTCCCTAAATATAAGCAGAAACAAGTTGACCTAGTAAAATACCAACAGTCGCAAGTTAACACTGAGAGTATAAAGAATTTAGCAACCTATAGATGAGCCCAAGAAGGTAATGACCAGCTGCTCCATTTGGGACCTGTAGAGAATAAGCGAAAAGATAACTTAATTTCTTCCAACACAGAGCAAATTTGCATAGAGGTATGTACACGAGAAGAAATATAGTGTTCAGGAGTTTCAGCTTACAAAACCAGTAGTCAATCAAATAAGTGAaaacatttatatttttttttatgcttcATACATGAATATGATCAAGCagtataagtttaaatgaatgacAATCAAAAGAAGAACTGAAGTACTGAGTCTGATAAAGTTCTTCTGCAAGAGCCTTAACAGTTTGATCTCTTGTGCAAGCTAATACACagaaaggaagagaagagagcATGTCAGACATCACCAACTCTGTAACTTAAGCATTAAAAAGCTTGTTATCCATGGATCCAAATCTTGAATTAATGTCAACTGAGTACCATGTTATAACAGCAAACTGATGTTGCTCTCCTGACAGACTACCTATGCTCTAGTTCATATGGTTTTCCATCAACCAGACTCAGAACATGAGTGACTACACGGTCGATATCATGAACACCAACAATCATGTCAGCCAAGCAACTATACATCCAACTCAGTGTCCAGATGGATAAAAAAACCATAATATCTCTTGATCCAAAATGGATGAAATCTTGTATGCGGTTTCAGTGCCTTTTATGAAATAACAGCACTAATTCATTTGTTTAGTCAAATCATTTACACGTTTACAAGTGGACATGTTTGCTTAACATGAAGACTCGCTTTATCAAGGTAGGAAAAGAAGTGTTGGAGAAATAAAACTATTGCTGTGTCTTCTATCTTCATTGGTACttactaaaagaaaaaaatgattagTATAGTTACATTATCATCAATAACATGCTTCGAAGTACATAGTAGAAAGGTTACATGCCTCTGCATTGGGTTCATTGATTGGGCATAGTGCTGCCTCAGCTTCATGGAGAAGATTCATACGAAAGCATGATACAGCAAACAAATAGCGGGACTGAGGCATTTTTGTCCCTGCATATAAATGAAAACCACATGGAGAATGCAATTAACCAATCGACAATAGTAAGCAGCAGCAGATAAACCGATACTTTATAAaaagaaagtgaaaaaaatatgtttttataaTAACTGCATCAAGAATATGCTGGCAGCAGTAATGGTGTCCTTCCTGTTCTGTAAATTCCCATAGTATTACAGGTCTAACAAATCATCATAACAGCTGTAAGGCCAACATATTGCATACATGATCACCATTTCCATAAGCTTCCCATACACAAACTATTCAAGTAAAGAATTATCTAATTGACTGCATTACCTTTCAATATTTGGTAGGCACAATATGCTTGGTTGTTTAGCAAGTAACAAGTAGCCAGAAGTTGCAAATTGAGCTGTATTGAACAATTACAACAAAATAATCAGTGGTAAGCATCCAAATGGGGACTCGGAATCATGCAATCAAGTATCCAAGCCGAAAACCCTAACTGTCAGCAAGAGCTAGAACAAACTCGCTCTCCTCAAACCACGTGACCACAACAGGGATCATCAGCAAAGGACGTGCAAGCAGATCAAAAGAAAACCAATTAAAGAAGTGCAGATCCAAAAACCAGAAACAAACCCTATAATCCGTCACTTATCACACTAACCAACCACCAGGACCACGATCGCCAC encodes:
- the LOC135584481 gene encoding cell division cycle protein 27 homolog B-like isoform X2, with the protein product METLMVDRVQSSLRLLMYSNAIFLCERLCAEFPSELNLQLLATCYLLNNQAYCAYQILKGTKMPQSRYLFAVSCFRMNLLHEAEAALCPINEPNAEVPNGAAGHYLLGLIYRFTGRRAYAIDHFTQALAIDPLLWAAYEELCALGAVEESNEYFNDVSAQRIQQHLSDSSSHNSSTGSEYCSLPPSAAVNSVDSIPRQSKQFLANSTREISTLQQGVVFAKVQTTNSGTSNLSQFNTPSPAATQLSGVAPPPLCRNAQVFLNAASSDGSMKSNLNLAVQAPRRKFMDEGKLRKVSGRLFSDSGPRRSTRLSAEASIIANSNAPQVGGNGSNHSAKFLGGLSSSSSAKANLASSRSLTFKKGQSWIAESFEEGRRPEIFDDSRTENMATTSSSISMSADGRCLEQGKATGDLAHDSRLMSGTQELLGLLRIFGEGYRLSCLYRCQEALEVYLKLSQKQFNTGWVLSQVGRAHFELVDYFEADHFFELARRVSPCTLEGMDTYSTVLYHLKEEMKLSYLAQELISVDRLSPQAWCALGNCYSLQKDHETALKNFQRAVHLDPRFAYAHTLCGHEYVTLEDFENGIKCYQSALQADDRHYNSWYGLGVVYLRQEKFEFAEHHLRRAYNINPRSSVLMCYLGMALHSLK
- the LOC135584481 gene encoding cell division cycle protein 27 homolog B-like isoform X1; protein product: METLMVDRVQSSLRLLMYSNAIFLCERLCAEFPSELNLQLLATCYLLNNQAYCAYQILKGTKMPQSRYLFAVSCFRMNLLHEAEAALCPINEPNAEVPNGAAGHYLLGLIYRFTGRRAYAIDHFTQALAIDPLLWAAYEELCALGAVEESNEYFNDVSAQRIQQHLSDSSSHNSSTGSEYCSLPPSAAVNSVDSIPRQSKQFLANSTREISTLQQGVVFAKVQTTNSGTSNLSQFNTPSPAATQLSGVAPPPLCRNAQVFLNAASSDGSMKSNLNLAVQAPRRKFMDEGKLRKVSGRLFSDSGPRRSTRLSAEASIIANSNAPQVGGNGSNHSAKFLGGLSSSSSAKANLASSRSLTFKKGQSWIAESFEEGRRPEIFDDSRTENMATTSSSISMSADGRCLEQGKATGDLAHDSRLMSGTQELLGLLRIFGEGYRLSCLYRCQEALEVYLKLSQKQFNTGWVLSQVGRAHFELVDYFEADHFFELARRVSPCTLEGMDTYSTVLYHLKEEMKLSYLAQELISVDRLSPQAWCALGNCYSLQKDHETALKNFQRAVHLDPRFAYAHTLCGHEYVTLEDFENGIKCYQSALQADDRHYNSWYGLGVVYLRQEKFEFAEHHLRRAYNINPRSSVLMCYLGMALHSLKRNQEALEIMEQAISADKQNPLPVYQKANILVSLERYDEALNELDQLSESAPHESSIYALMGKIYKRLEMHEKAMFYFGLALDLKPPAADVATIKAAMEKLYLPDEMDDNL